The following proteins come from a genomic window of Solwaraspora sp. WMMA2065:
- the lspA gene encoding signal peptidase II: MTGTGRRALWVFALVAAAALLVDLGAKQWAISALTDREPVRLLGGALYLTLIRNSGAAFSLGSDYTWIFPLVTVAVVGWIGWLTRGLRSLPWAVALGLILGGALGNFLDRMFRAPGPLLGHVVDMFSVFHPYGQVFPIFNVADSALVVGVLLAVLLELTGRQRDGRRLSGKVDR, encoded by the coding sequence GTGACGGGCACCGGCCGACGTGCGCTGTGGGTCTTCGCCCTGGTCGCGGCGGCGGCACTGCTCGTCGACCTCGGCGCGAAACAGTGGGCGATCAGCGCCCTCACCGACCGGGAACCGGTCCGCCTGCTGGGTGGTGCCCTCTACCTGACGCTGATCCGCAACAGTGGTGCGGCGTTCAGCCTCGGATCCGACTACACCTGGATATTCCCGCTGGTCACCGTGGCGGTCGTCGGCTGGATCGGCTGGTTGACCAGAGGGCTGCGGTCGCTGCCCTGGGCGGTGGCGCTCGGGCTGATCCTCGGTGGGGCGCTCGGCAACTTCCTGGACCGGATGTTCCGCGCCCCCGGACCCCTCCTCGGCCACGTGGTGGACATGTTCAGCGTCTTCCACCCGTACGGCCAGGTCTTCCCGATCTTCAATGTGGCCGACAGCGCGTTGGTCGTCGGCGTACTCCTCGCCGTACTGCTGGAACTGACCGGCCGACAGCGCGACGGCCGCCGGCTGTCCGGAAAGGTGGACCGTTGA
- a CDS encoding DUF167 domain-containing protein: MSRSSSRRPTRPAAGAGGRPETDLVVAVRVKPGASRARIGGCHPGSQGPALVVAVTAPAVDGRATEAARHALAAALEVPTRRITLRAGAASRDKLFKVDTVTADEAEVLDARLRRLRDG, encoded by the coding sequence ATGTCCCGTTCGAGCAGCCGCCGGCCCACCCGGCCGGCCGCCGGTGCCGGCGGGCGTCCGGAGACCGACCTGGTGGTCGCCGTCCGGGTCAAGCCCGGCGCCTCCCGGGCCCGGATCGGTGGTTGCCACCCCGGCTCACAGGGACCAGCGCTGGTCGTCGCGGTCACTGCCCCGGCGGTGGACGGTCGTGCGACGGAGGCGGCCCGGCATGCGCTCGCGGCTGCGCTCGAGGTGCCTACCCGGCGGATCACGCTACGGGCGGGTGCCGCCAGTCGGGACAAGCTGTTCAAGGTGGACACCGTGACCGCCGACGAGGCTGAGGTGCTGGACGCTCGGCTGCGACGTCTGCGGGACGGCTGA
- a CDS encoding TraR/DksA family transcriptional regulator — translation MAKPADTKTAARGRVARAPRSAAETTKIQIALQARRDELRAEYDQTLSEITELQRERLTDSAGDDQADTGTKTFEREQEISLARSILDRINQVERALERLDEGNYGWCERCGTDIPVERLAAFPSATLCVSCKQIEERR, via the coding sequence ATGGCGAAGCCAGCCGACACGAAGACCGCCGCCCGCGGACGAGTGGCCCGGGCACCGCGCAGCGCGGCCGAGACCACCAAGATCCAGATTGCCCTGCAGGCCCGTCGGGACGAGTTGCGAGCCGAGTATGATCAGACGCTGAGCGAGATCACCGAGCTGCAGCGGGAACGGCTGACCGACTCGGCCGGCGACGACCAGGCCGACACCGGCACCAAGACGTTCGAGCGGGAGCAGGAGATTTCCCTCGCCAGGAGCATCCTGGACCGCATCAACCAGGTGGAGCGGGCGCTGGAGCGGCTGGACGAGGGCAACTACGGCTGGTGTGAGCGGTGCGGCACGGACATTCCGGTCGAGCGGCTCGCCGCCTTCCCCTCGGCCACCCTCTGCGTGTCCTGCAAGCAGATCGAGGAGCGGCGCTAG